One stretch of Myxococcales bacterium DNA includes these proteins:
- the yidD gene encoding membrane protein insertion efficiency factor YidD, with protein sequence MATEPLVLRWLTRLSAGMIRFYQRAISPYLGNNCRYRPTCSQYALEALQIHGLIRGWGLALWRLLRCHPFARGGDDPVPPARQ encoded by the coding sequence ATGGCAACCGAACCGCTCGTCCTTCGTTGGTTGACGCGCCTGAGCGCGGGGATGATCCGCTTTTACCAGCGGGCCATCAGCCCCTATCTCGGGAACAACTGCCGGTACCGGCCGACGTGTTCGCAATACGCGCTGGAGGCGCTCCAGATTCACGGCCTGATCCGCGGCTGGGGTTTGGCGCTCTGGCGACTGTTACGCTGCCATCCCTTCGCTCGTGGGGGTGATGACCCGGTGCCTCCCGCGCGCCAGTAA
- the rpmH gene encoding 50S ribosomal protein L34: MKRTFQPSNLRRVRKHGFRARMASAAGRQVLKRRRAKGRKRLAATIPSK, from the coding sequence ATGAAACGAACTTTTCAACCCAGCAATCTCCGCCGGGTGCGGAAACACGGCTTTCGGGCCCGCATGGCTTCCGCGGCGGGCCGGCAGGTATTGAAGCGCCGCCGCGCCAAGGGCCGCAAGCGGTTGGCCGCGACGATTCCGAGCAAATAA
- a CDS encoding alpha/beta hydrolase yields the protein MKNALYPLLMLALLLGACGTGADSAADDDDNDDASPAGDDDNDDDNDNDDNDDDTAPPALEWVSCNEFYPLEYRVLIPPDTACGTVAAPVDWENDDGRRLAVRFAVVPAADAAATDVLAVHLGGPDPNLRNVILLGLWPEGFLNVELRENFTLLFVESRGSSLSSTPLVCPDDVLGRPYADPDEYRALVRECLEGLPTDVSPARLSTAAAARDFARVRAALGLDTIKLYGNSYGTRLFLEYLRLDDAHVAAYLFDSLLAPQGTGRHDLDRILKTLAADCDAVADCPYSSGAALWAATDEFINGPAAAGAPTGREITMDLFHLGDEPRFLARWPMVLAAGAADDWAAMKAWHQEALILREPPTELGTDGETLVFDPYSDNTMCLDFPGWNVFSDTTFVLSQLSPPYIPLDQIEWMTAIDCEELARLDDAPPQVDRTPVATALPGLLIAPRLDQATPWTGAAQAVAAGLSGGYVVPVNADHAVLFDLGGRESGVPLADQQCLRQLAVDWLREPFDPFSRPCVQTLAAPLPIENW from the coding sequence ATGAAAAACGCCCTTTACCCATTGCTGATGCTGGCGCTTTTACTCGGCGCCTGCGGAACCGGCGCCGATTCGGCCGCTGACGATGACGACAACGACGACGCTTCACCGGCTGGCGACGACGACAACGACGATGACAACGACAACGACGACAACGATGACGATACCGCGCCGCCGGCTCTCGAGTGGGTGTCGTGCAACGAGTTCTATCCGCTCGAATATCGCGTGCTGATTCCGCCCGACACCGCCTGCGGCACGGTCGCAGCCCCGGTCGATTGGGAAAACGACGACGGCCGGCGGCTGGCGGTGCGTTTCGCCGTCGTGCCGGCGGCGGATGCCGCGGCAACGGACGTGTTGGCGGTGCATCTGGGCGGCCCCGATCCGAACCTGCGCAACGTCATTCTGCTCGGCCTGTGGCCGGAGGGTTTTCTGAACGTCGAACTGCGCGAAAACTTCACCCTGCTGTTCGTCGAGTCGCGCGGTTCGTCGCTGTCGTCCACGCCGCTGGTCTGCCCGGATGACGTGCTCGGCCGGCCGTACGCCGATCCGGACGAATACCGCGCCCTCGTGCGCGAGTGCCTCGAAGGGCTGCCGACCGACGTTTCCCCGGCGCGGCTGTCCACCGCCGCCGCGGCGCGGGATTTCGCGCGGGTGCGGGCGGCGCTCGGGTTGGACACGATCAAACTGTACGGCAACAGTTACGGAACGCGGCTGTTTCTCGAGTACCTGCGGCTGGACGACGCTCACGTGGCGGCCTACCTGTTCGACTCGCTGCTCGCCCCGCAGGGAACCGGACGACACGACCTCGACCGCATCCTGAAAACCCTGGCCGCCGACTGCGACGCCGTCGCGGACTGCCCTTACTCGTCGGGCGCCGCGCTGTGGGCGGCCACCGACGAATTCATCAACGGCCCCGCCGCCGCCGGTGCGCCGACCGGCCGCGAAATCACCATGGACCTATTTCACCTGGGTGACGAGCCGCGTTTTCTGGCCCGCTGGCCGATGGTGCTCGCGGCGGGCGCGGCGGACGATTGGGCCGCGATGAAGGCTTGGCACCAGGAGGCGCTGATCCTGCGCGAGCCGCCCACGGAACTGGGCACCGACGGCGAAACGCTGGTGTTCGATCCGTATTCCGACAACACGATGTGCCTCGATTTTCCCGGCTGGAACGTTTTTTCCGACACCACCTTTGTCCTGTCGCAACTCAGTCCCCCTTACATTCCGCTGGACCAGATTGAGTGGATGACCGCGATCGACTGCGAGGAACTGGCCCGGCTTGACGACGCGCCGCCGCAAGTCGACCGAACGCCGGTGGCGACGGCCTTGCCCGGACTGCTGATCGCGCCGCGTCTCGACCAGGCCACGCCGTGGACCGGCGCCGCTCAGGCCGTCGCCGCGGGGTTGTCGGGCGGCTACGTGGTGCCGGTCAACGCCGATCACGCCGTGCTCTTCGACCTGGGCGGCCGCGAGTCCGGCGTCCCGCTCGCCGATCAACAATGCCTCCGGCAACTGGCGGTCGACTGGCTCCGCGAGCCGTTCGACCCGTTTTCCCGACCCTGCGTGCAAACCCTGGCCGCGCCTTTGCCGATCGAAAATTGGTGA
- a CDS encoding PKD domain-containing protein has product MKRFILIGVTAAFLLFATLALAGRQWVKYDGSIAARQPAIQIHDNSAADFAFRLHIPAYQITALELAGETWQQIDFPGAAMHSTPGEPQLPVYTRWIAVPQGATPSVTVTVDDRRTLKGVRHLPAQIPPTDCAGEPDPDFSYDEGCYDSKALFPGRLYSVEGPFTLRGLRLIRLDLYPVQYNPVDREAELLNDLEVKIQFAGGKGVFFSDRRGDAFQSLYDTAMNHQAFANEPRPALTGKSPTGAEFVILSAPHLVDAAQDLADWKILQGYDIEVYTTDDSGLTCSEVKAWVQEAYDTWDPAPEFILFFGDSEFINPCYQVYDYGEYIGSDIHFVQVDGGDVWPDIAGARISVDTLAEAQKHVNDIINYERDPIVNDSYYTNAYTAAYFQPAFDGYEERRFLRTTEEVYQWFNHVMPDSPFTAHRIYTTDSYYSPLYWEQTYYNWTPSWWSATGYDSVNIPPDLLRANGFAWDGDAADITAAVNAGTVFLTHRDHGEEIGWSDPSYYLSDVQALANGDLQPVVWSVNCLTGYFDNETAGASHSECFTEGWERNPNGGSVGIIGSTRVSYSGRNDRMFWAWLDSMWPDFEPDWPISGPNDPEWRMGIVLTYGKIYLDHYYSGDPYEIPAITEFHWFGDPTMEMWAGVPGTLTVSHLPLMPMGATGFDVEVDADGARVALVQNGLILGKGYSSGGTAHIAFDGPVTDIADVHLTITRHSYRPYETDILVGAISDGIVRLDHHVYVENSTVQVSLSDIDLTGLGTFVLHIDSDTESAGEDVTCTELEVAGDPTGSFFGEIDLTAEAPGKGDGALSVGDGDTITVYYHDEDTGAGSPADKTDTAYADTAPPTFAGIANAVGGDHRVTLSWAAATDLTPPITYQIYRAETSGGQSFAVPLATVSNTTYLDANLPNLVEYFYVVRATDSLGHQDANTVEAATMTIGAVTIWEEDFDPDGIPDTWDTVNGGSLLYTWSDQNPGGRSSSYWSGLFAMADSDNSGSGAPWNDSLTTETIDCTGYTDVRLLLTHEFNWVSGYGDDSASIEISNDDGATWNSVAYWNTVDRSGLEDLPVGDWADNQASVKFRFTYTGNYDYWWGIDNLELVGMASTDAPTVSDITADVTTGEVPLAVKFAAQTSGLVSSYEWDFGDGQTSTEAQPTHTYEAVGVYSVSVTIENVYGSDTLTKDDFITAECTAPTVDFSADQTAGEAPLAVQFSDLSTYLTGCEPLQVEWDFGDGETSDAAQPAHTYAAAGTYTVSLTYTMQDGGAAYTETKDGYITVECGAPVAAFSADVTAGEAPLTVQFTDESVAAAGCDITGWEWSYGPEGGDQTTVDEQNPSITFKKAGVYQVSLTVTNAAGSDEETKTAYITVTEPGDDDTIADDDDDNDDAFNDQTDDDNDDDSGCGC; this is encoded by the coding sequence GTGAAGCGTTTCATCCTGATCGGCGTTACCGCAGCGTTTTTGTTGTTCGCCACGCTGGCCCTCGCCGGCCGCCAATGGGTCAAATACGACGGGTCGATCGCCGCACGGCAACCGGCGATTCAAATCCACGACAACTCGGCCGCCGATTTCGCTTTCCGGCTTCACATTCCCGCCTACCAGATCACCGCCCTCGAGCTGGCCGGCGAAACCTGGCAACAGATCGACTTCCCAGGCGCGGCGATGCATTCCACCCCGGGCGAGCCGCAATTGCCGGTTTACACGCGCTGGATCGCGGTGCCGCAGGGCGCGACCCCGAGCGTCACCGTCACGGTCGACGACCGGCGGACGCTCAAGGGCGTCCGTCATCTGCCGGCGCAGATTCCGCCGACCGACTGCGCGGGCGAACCGGACCCGGATTTCTCTTACGACGAGGGATGTTACGACAGCAAGGCCTTGTTCCCGGGCCGGCTGTATTCCGTGGAAGGCCCGTTCACGTTGCGCGGTCTGCGGCTGATCCGCCTCGATCTGTATCCGGTGCAGTACAACCCGGTCGACCGGGAAGCCGAGCTGCTCAACGACCTGGAGGTCAAAATCCAATTCGCCGGCGGCAAGGGCGTCTTTTTCAGCGACCGCCGCGGCGACGCCTTCCAAAGCCTGTACGACACGGCGATGAATCACCAGGCCTTCGCCAACGAACCGCGCCCGGCGTTGACGGGCAAGAGCCCGACCGGCGCGGAATTCGTCATCCTCAGCGCGCCGCACCTGGTCGACGCGGCGCAGGATCTGGCCGACTGGAAAATCCTGCAGGGCTATGACATCGAGGTTTACACCACCGACGACTCCGGCCTCACCTGCAGCGAAGTGAAGGCGTGGGTGCAGGAGGCTTACGACACCTGGGATCCGGCGCCGGAATTCATTCTCTTCTTCGGCGACTCCGAATTCATCAATCCCTGCTATCAGGTTTACGATTACGGCGAGTACATCGGCTCGGACATCCACTTCGTGCAGGTGGACGGCGGCGACGTCTGGCCCGACATCGCCGGCGCGCGCATCAGCGTCGATACGCTGGCCGAGGCACAAAAGCACGTCAACGACATCATCAACTACGAGCGCGATCCGATCGTCAACGACAGCTACTATACCAATGCCTATACCGCGGCCTATTTCCAGCCGGCTTTCGACGGCTACGAGGAGCGGCGTTTCCTGCGGACCACCGAGGAAGTGTATCAGTGGTTCAACCACGTCATGCCCGACAGCCCGTTCACGGCGCACCGCATCTATACCACCGACTCGTACTACTCGCCGCTTTATTGGGAACAGACCTATTACAACTGGACGCCCAGTTGGTGGTCGGCGACCGGCTACGACTCGGTCAACATTCCGCCGGACCTGCTGCGGGCCAACGGCTTCGCCTGGGATGGCGACGCGGCGGACATCACGGCCGCGGTCAACGCCGGCACGGTGTTCCTCACCCACCGCGACCACGGCGAGGAAATCGGCTGGTCCGATCCGTCCTACTACCTGAGCGACGTGCAGGCGCTGGCCAACGGCGACCTGCAGCCGGTGGTCTGGTCGGTCAACTGCCTGACCGGCTATTTCGACAACGAGACCGCCGGCGCTTCCCATTCCGAGTGCTTCACCGAGGGTTGGGAACGCAATCCCAACGGCGGTTCGGTGGGCATCATCGGCTCGACCCGCGTCAGCTACTCCGGTCGCAACGACCGCATGTTCTGGGCCTGGCTGGATTCCATGTGGCCGGACTTCGAACCCGACTGGCCGATCTCGGGCCCCAATGACCCCGAATGGCGCATGGGCATCGTCCTGACCTACGGCAAGATCTACCTCGACCATTACTATTCCGGCGATCCCTACGAGATCCCCGCCATCACCGAGTTCCACTGGTTCGGCGATCCGACCATGGAAATGTGGGCGGGCGTCCCCGGCACGCTGACCGTCTCGCACCTGCCGCTGATGCCGATGGGCGCCACCGGCTTCGACGTGGAGGTCGACGCCGACGGTGCGCGCGTCGCCCTGGTGCAAAACGGCCTGATTCTGGGCAAGGGCTACAGCAGCGGCGGCACGGCGCACATCGCCTTTGACGGACCCGTCACCGACATCGCCGACGTGCACCTGACGATCACCCGCCATTCCTACCGTCCCTACGAAACCGACATCCTGGTCGGGGCGATTTCCGACGGCATCGTGCGCCTGGATCATCACGTTTACGTGGAAAACAGCACCGTCCAGGTTTCGCTGTCCGACATCGACCTGACCGGTCTGGGCACCTTCGTGCTGCACATCGACAGCGATACCGAATCAGCCGGCGAGGACGTGACCTGCACCGAACTCGAAGTGGCGGGCGATCCGACCGGCTCGTTCTTCGGTGAAATCGACCTGACCGCCGAAGCGCCGGGCAAGGGCGACGGCGCGCTGTCGGTCGGCGACGGCGACACCATCACCGTTTACTATCACGACGAGGACACCGGCGCGGGTTCGCCGGCCGATAAAACCGACACCGCCTACGCCGACACCGCGCCCCCGACCTTCGCCGGGATCGCCAATGCCGTGGGCGGCGATCACCGGGTGACCTTGTCGTGGGCGGCCGCGACCGACCTGACCCCGCCGATCACCTACCAGATTTACCGGGCCGAAACGAGCGGCGGCCAGTCCTTCGCCGTGCCGCTCGCCACGGTGTCGAACACCACCTACCTGGACGCCAACCTGCCGAACCTCGTCGAATATTTCTACGTGGTGCGCGCCACCGACTCGCTCGGCCACCAGGATGCCAACACGGTCGAGGCGGCGACCATGACGATCGGCGCGGTGACGATCTGGGAAGAGGATTTCGATCCCGACGGCATTCCGGACACCTGGGATACGGTCAACGGCGGCAGCCTGCTTTACACCTGGAGCGACCAGAATCCGGGCGGCCGGTCCAGCAGCTACTGGAGCGGTTTGTTCGCCATGGCCGATTCCGACAACTCGGGCTCCGGCGCCCCGTGGAACGATTCGCTGACCACCGAAACCATCGATTGCACCGGCTATACCGACGTGCGGCTGCTGCTGACCCACGAATTCAACTGGGTCAGCGGCTACGGCGACGATTCGGCATCGATCGAAATTTCCAACGACGACGGCGCCACCTGGAACAGCGTGGCCTACTGGAATACCGTCGACCGCAGCGGATTGGAAGATTTACCGGTCGGCGACTGGGCCGACAATCAGGCGAGCGTCAAATTCCGCTTCACCTACACCGGTAATTACGATTACTGGTGGGGCATCGACAACCTGGAACTGGTCGGCATGGCCTCCACCGACGCGCCGACCGTCAGCGACATTACCGCCGACGTCACGACCGGCGAGGTGCCGCTGGCGGTGAAGTTCGCCGCGCAGACCAGCGGCCTGGTTTCGTCCTACGAGTGGGATTTCGGCGACGGCCAGACCTCCACCGAGGCCCAACCGACCCATACCTACGAGGCCGTCGGCGTCTATTCGGTGTCGGTGACGATCGAAAACGTCTATGGCTCCGATACGCTGACCAAGGATGATTTCATCACCGCCGAATGCACCGCGCCCACGGTCGATTTCTCGGCCGACCAGACCGCCGGCGAGGCCCCGCTGGCCGTGCAATTCAGCGATCTTTCCACCTACCTGACCGGCTGCGAACCGCTGCAGGTCGAATGGGACTTCGGCGACGGCGAAACCAGCGACGCCGCCCAGCCGGCGCACACTTACGCGGCCGCCGGCACGTACACCGTCAGCCTGACCTACACCATGCAGGACGGCGGCGCGGCGTACACCGAAACCAAGGACGGCTACATCACGGTCGAATGCGGCGCGCCGGTCGCTGCTTTCTCGGCGGACGTCACCGCGGGCGAAGCGCCGCTGACGGTGCAGTTCACCGACGAATCCGTCGCCGCCGCCGGTTGCGACATCACCGGTTGGGAATGGTCGTACGGCCCCGAAGGCGGCGACCAGACGACCGTCGACGAGCAGAATCCGTCGATCACCTTCAAGAAGGCGGGCGTCTATCAGGTTTCGCTGACGGTCACCAACGCCGCCGGCAGCGACGAGGAAACCAAAACCGCCTACATCACCGTCACCGAACCCGGCGACGACGACACCATCGCGGACGACGATGACGACAACGACGACGCGTTCAACGACCAGACCGACGACGACAACGACGACGATTCCGGCTGCGGCTGCTGA
- the yidC gene encoding membrane protein insertase YidC, with protein MDRNFIIAMLLMVAVLFAWQMLFAPQPKPQQDLTPTGEQAAATSPTPAATPAAMPPATQTPPPLPAPPTPPAEATAAAEPATGETAAPVAPAPPPVEPTQGKVATPLVSGVIANRDGGSLLDWELLNFNLTTADKKLAAAERKKVDLAPYERPLIKKKVKPRPYSDQPQLVCALNDMAGLDGTGLWRVDQQAPDHWVLSQSSGALTVTKTVRFSIQGTQPQDLPYNVDVEMQIANASNQPVTVQPFCAVYEQIIEDTSSFFYRDYNQMLQVNNLEGSLKAQHISKVKPDDIADAPAFWTGFADNYFAALVGPDQETLAVQNARAKIRDVGQNVMEARLLGGALTLGPNETKKAVFKAYLGPKQREYIAAGNNGPKYRFDKSIDFGWFDIIARYLMVALVYLARVTGNYGVAILILTVIIKIFMFPLQHKSFKSMKQMQQLQPEIAKLREKLKDNKEKLNQEMMALYRAHNVNPAGGCLPMLLQLPIFIAFYRALGYSIELRHTPFFGWLQDLSAQDPYYVTPILMGVTMFISQKMTPSTADPAQNRVMMMMPILFTFLFLSFPSGLVVYWLTNNILSIIQQVITNKYFLPNPIPAPVKVGGKKPND; from the coding sequence ATGGACCGCAATTTTATTATCGCCATGTTGCTGATGGTGGCGGTGTTGTTTGCCTGGCAGATGCTCTTCGCCCCGCAACCGAAACCGCAGCAAGACCTGACGCCCACCGGCGAACAAGCGGCCGCGACCTCGCCGACTCCCGCCGCAACTCCGGCGGCCATGCCGCCGGCGACCCAGACTCCGCCGCCCTTGCCGGCGCCGCCGACTCCGCCGGCCGAAGCGACCGCGGCGGCCGAACCGGCGACTGGCGAAACCGCGGCTCCCGTCGCGCCGGCCCCGCCCCCCGTCGAACCCACGCAGGGCAAGGTGGCGACGCCCCTGGTCAGCGGCGTGATCGCCAACCGCGACGGCGGCAGTCTGCTGGATTGGGAACTGCTGAACTTCAACCTCACCACCGCCGATAAAAAACTGGCCGCCGCCGAACGGAAAAAGGTCGACCTGGCGCCCTACGAGCGGCCGCTGATCAAAAAGAAGGTCAAACCCCGCCCCTACTCCGATCAACCGCAACTGGTCTGCGCTCTGAACGACATGGCCGGCCTGGACGGCACCGGCTTGTGGCGGGTCGATCAGCAGGCGCCCGACCATTGGGTGCTGTCGCAAAGCAGCGGCGCCCTGACCGTCACCAAAACCGTGCGCTTTTCCATCCAGGGCACGCAGCCCCAGGATCTGCCCTACAACGTCGACGTCGAAATGCAGATCGCCAACGCCTCGAACCAACCGGTGACGGTGCAGCCGTTCTGCGCGGTTTACGAGCAGATCATCGAGGACACGTCGAGCTTCTTCTACCGCGACTACAACCAGATGCTGCAGGTCAACAATCTCGAGGGCAGCCTCAAGGCCCAGCACATCTCCAAGGTCAAGCCGGACGACATCGCCGACGCCCCGGCCTTCTGGACCGGCTTCGCCGACAATTACTTCGCCGCCCTCGTCGGCCCCGACCAGGAAACGCTGGCGGTGCAGAACGCGCGGGCCAAGATCCGCGACGTCGGCCAGAACGTCATGGAAGCGCGGTTGCTCGGCGGCGCGCTGACGCTGGGTCCGAACGAGACGAAAAAAGCGGTCTTCAAGGCGTACCTCGGCCCCAAGCAGCGCGAATACATCGCCGCCGGCAACAACGGCCCGAAATACCGCTTCGACAAGTCGATCGACTTCGGCTGGTTCGACATCATCGCCCGCTACCTGATGGTGGCGCTGGTCTACCTGGCGCGCGTGACGGGCAATTACGGCGTCGCGATCCTCATCCTCACCGTGATCATCAAGATTTTCATGTTCCCGCTGCAGCACAAGAGCTTCAAATCGATGAAGCAGATGCAGCAACTGCAGCCCGAAATCGCCAAGCTGCGCGAAAAACTCAAGGACAACAAGGAAAAGCTCAATCAGGAAATGATGGCCTTGTACCGCGCGCACAACGTCAACCCGGCCGGCGGCTGCCTGCCGATGCTGCTGCAACTGCCGATCTTCATCGCGTTCTACCGCGCCCTGGGCTATTCGATCGAACTGCGGCACACGCCGTTCTTCGGCTGGTTGCAGGATCTGTCGGCCCAGGATCCCTACTACGTCACGCCGATCCTCATGGGCGTGACAATGTTCATCTCCCAGAAAATGACGCCGTCCACCGCCGATCCGGCGCAGAATCGGGTCATGATGATGATGCCGATTCTCTTCACCTTCCTCTTCCTGAGCTTCCCGTCCGGCCTGGTGGTGTATTGGCTGACCAACAACATCCTTTCTATCATCCAGCAGGTGATCACCAACAAGTATTTCCTACCGAACCCGATCCCTGCACCCGTCAAGGTGGGAGGAAAAAAACCAAATGACTGA
- the rnpA gene encoding ribonuclease P protein component, translating to MEAPPRQGPQAVGRDDSEQIRTGRATRRTLTKRDRLLGRRDFARVTGQGRRFRTDGLILIECPTTAVGPRLGLVVSRKVGKAVRRNRIKRLLREYFRLHRDRFSADRDLVVVVRPENRLRRLADLDSVFAPYFSRHAGQSPL from the coding sequence ATTGAAGCGCCGCCGCGCCAAGGGCCGCAAGCGGTTGGCCGCGACGATTCCGAGCAAATAAGGACAGGGCGGGCGACGCGGCGGACATTGACCAAACGGGATCGCCTGCTCGGCCGGCGGGATTTTGCCCGCGTCACCGGGCAGGGTCGCCGATTCCGGACCGACGGCTTGATTCTCATCGAATGCCCGACCACCGCCGTCGGACCGCGGCTCGGCCTGGTCGTGAGCCGCAAGGTCGGCAAGGCGGTCCGCCGCAACCGGATCAAACGGCTGTTGCGCGAATATTTTCGCTTGCACCGCGATCGCTTTTCGGCCGATCGCGACCTCGTGGTGGTCGTCCGACCGGAAAACCGCCTGCGGCGGTTGGCCGATCTGGATTCCGTTTTCGCCCCGTATTTTTCGCGCCATGCCGGCCAAAGCCCGCTTTGA
- a CDS encoding MFS transporter: protein MEQQPAVETGIVADENQTCLSFFQKFTYALGQLSVSLSPALIASWLIYFYTGRDSASGSTLMLVSAGAMSMGGLIPRLLEAFAEPTVGHLSDKYSFRWGRRKPWIIFGTPLLMLFSMVIFFPPDRTGPGTTWFSVAGVEFTPNFVWLLVTHTGFWIMYTAVVAPYLSLLPEITPYNNERIKVSEYMAYSDVLGSVLGAVGVGAMITVFASGLTLGPIRLDNSFEVTGLLMGIFFAFTFYLSIWKIKEKPAAEIKQVHFGFLESVVQSFKNPTFPTYVTASAAIRMSVDVIMASLPFLVDKILGLDPGYAGYLQGVVLIGAALMFPFVSRMATKRGKKHVFNLSMVWFGFCLLLLALTRHFPFLGYPISWIASLFGASMSFTYIGFAHAIVVLFLCAFAVSVIFVLQRPVLTDVIDWDEKLTGYRREAMYNGMEGLISKPASGIAYFIVPLMNDWWGATPDRPYGVLASLVVAAAIMFLGYVTFRHYPIEK, encoded by the coding sequence ATGGAACAGCAACCCGCCGTCGAAACCGGAATCGTCGCCGACGAGAATCAGACCTGTCTGAGCTTCTTTCAGAAGTTCACCTACGCGCTCGGCCAGTTGTCGGTCTCCCTGTCGCCGGCGTTGATCGCCTCGTGGCTGATCTATTTCTACACCGGTCGGGACAGCGCCTCGGGCTCGACGCTGATGCTCGTTTCGGCCGGCGCGATGTCGATGGGCGGCCTGATTCCGCGCCTGCTCGAGGCCTTCGCCGAGCCGACGGTCGGCCACCTGTCGGACAAGTATTCCTTCCGCTGGGGGCGTCGCAAGCCGTGGATCATCTTCGGCACACCGCTGCTCATGCTGTTTTCGATGGTCATTTTCTTCCCGCCCGACCGCACCGGCCCGGGCACGACGTGGTTCAGCGTCGCCGGGGTGGAGTTCACGCCGAATTTCGTCTGGCTGCTGGTGACGCACACGGGTTTCTGGATCATGTACACGGCGGTCGTGGCGCCGTACCTTTCGCTGCTGCCGGAAATCACTCCTTACAACAACGAGCGCATCAAGGTTTCGGAATACATGGCGTATTCCGACGTGCTCGGCTCGGTGCTGGGCGCGGTGGGCGTCGGCGCGATGATCACGGTGTTCGCCTCGGGGCTGACCCTCGGCCCGATCCGGCTGGACAACTCGTTCGAGGTCACCGGCCTGTTGATGGGCATTTTCTTCGCGTTCACCTTCTATTTGAGCATCTGGAAAATCAAGGAAAAGCCGGCCGCGGAGATCAAGCAGGTTCACTTCGGCTTCCTGGAATCGGTGGTCCAGTCGTTTAAAAACCCGACTTTCCCCACGTACGTCACCGCCTCGGCGGCGATCCGCATGTCGGTCGACGTGATCATGGCCTCGCTGCCCTTCCTGGTCGACAAGATTCTCGGGCTCGATCCGGGTTACGCGGGCTACCTCCAGGGCGTGGTGCTGATCGGCGCGGCGCTGATGTTCCCCTTCGTGTCGCGGATGGCGACCAAGCGCGGCAAAAAGCACGTCTTCAACCTGAGCATGGTCTGGTTCGGGTTCTGCCTGCTCCTGCTGGCCCTGACGCGCCACTTCCCGTTCCTGGGCTATCCGATTTCGTGGATCGCCTCGTTGTTCGGCGCGTCGATGTCCTTTACCTACATCGGCTTCGCGCACGCCATCGTCGTGCTGTTCCTCTGCGCCTTCGCGGTGAGCGTGATCTTCGTGCTGCAACGGCCGGTGCTGACCGACGTCATCGACTGGGACGAAAAGCTGACCGGCTACCGCCGCGAGGCGATGTACAACGGCATGGAAGGCCTGATCTCCAAGCCGGCCTCGGGCATCGCCTACTTCATCGTGCCGCTGATGAACGATTGGTGGGGTGCCACGCCGGACCGCCCGTACGGCGTGCTGGCCTCGCTGGTCGTGGCGGCGGCCATCATGTTCCTGGGGTACGTCACCTTCCGGCACTACCCCATCGAAAAATAG